Proteins co-encoded in one Medicago truncatula cultivar Jemalong A17 chromosome 8, MtrunA17r5.0-ANR, whole genome shotgun sequence genomic window:
- the LOC11417969 gene encoding phosphoglycerate mutase-like protein 4, which produces MPESFITDSLSSYPHPDYAEIVVVRHGQTIWNAAKKVQGHLDVELNEVGREQARAVADKLSRGPKISAIYSSDLQRAFETAQIIASKCGGLEVVKDFDLRERHKGDLQGLPHHEIEKTNPISYKAMMSDNEDEEIPGGGESITQLLERCKSAFLRIGKKYKGERVVVVSHGASIEILYKWACVNGYEGKIHNASISIFHLYDDEKWTLNMWANVSHLSQN; this is translated from the exons ATGCCCGAGTCTTTCATCACCGATTCTCTATCCAg TTATCCTCATCCAGATTATGCTGAGATAGTTGTGGTTCGTCATGGTCAAACTATTTGGAATGCTGCAAAAAAAGTTCAg GGACACTTGgatgttgaattgaatgaagTTGGAAGAGAGCAAGCACGTGCA GTGGCTGATAAACTATCAAGAGGACCAAAGATCTCTGCCATATATTCTTCTGATTTGCAACGTGCTTTTGAAACTGCACAAATAATTGCTTCTAAATGTGGAGGACTAGAG GTCGTCAAGGATTTTGACCTACGGGAAAGACACAAAGGAGATCTTCAAGGCCTTCCTCATCATGAAATAGAAAAGACTAATCCCATTAGTTACAAGGCTATGATGTCTgataatgaagatgaagaaatccCA GGTGGTGGAGAAAGTATTACTCAACTTCTTGAACGTTGCAAATCTGCATTTCTGAGAATTGGCAAAAAATATAAAG GGgagagagttgttgttgtcTCTCATGGAGCATCCATTGAAATACTATACAAGTGGGCTTGTGTAAATGGATATGAAGGAAAAATACACAATGCATCTATCAGTATTTTTCATTTGTATGATGATGAAAAATGGACATTAAATATGTGGGCTAATGTTAGCCATTTGAGCCAAAATTGA
- the LOC11406747 gene encoding phosphoglycerate mutase-like protein 4 isoform X2: MDDFSSDDESINNNSSKVQGQLDVELNETGRQQAAEVGDRLSREPKPSVIYTSDLQRASETAQIIASKCGRVEVVKDADLRERHLGDLQGLVYHEMAKANPKAYKAFMSKNEEMEIPGGGESIVQLFVRSTSALDRIAMKHIGERVIIVTHGGFIRQLYNRACPNGGPCGKVLNTSVSVFHLDADDKWIIKMWGDVSHLSQSGFLQSGFGGDKNSG; this comes from the exons ATGGATGACTTTTCCAGCGACGACGAATCCATCAATAATAATTCCAG TAAAGTCCAG GGGCAACTGgatgttgaattgaatgaaacTGGAAGACAGCAAGCAGCTGAA GTGGGTGATAGACTCTCAAGGGAACCTAAGCCTTCTGTGATATATACTTCAGACCTTCAACGAGCTTCTGAAACAGCACAGATAATTGCATCCAAATGTGGACGGGTGGAG GTTGTCAAGGATGCTGACCTACGGGAAAGACACCTGGGGGATCTCCAAGGCCTTGTTTATCATGAAATGGCAAAAGCTAATCCCAAGGCTTACAAAGCATTTATGTCTAAGAACGAAGAAATGGAAATACCA GGTGGTGGTGAAAGTATTGTTCAACTTTTTGTTCGCTCCACATCTGCGTTGGACCGAATTGCCATGAAGCATATAG GGGAGCGAGTAATCATTGTGACTCATGGAGGATTCATTAGACAACTCTACAACCGGGCCTGCCCAAATGGAGGGCCTTGTGGGAAGGTACTCAACACATCAGTTAGTGTTTTTCACTTGGATGCTGATGATAAATGGATCATAAAAATGTGGGGTGATGTTAGCCATTTGAGCCAGTCTGGATTTCTACAGTCTGGATTTGGGGGTGATAAAAATTCTGGTTAG
- the LOC11406747 gene encoding phosphoglycerate mutase-like protein 4 isoform X1, with protein sequence MDDFSSDDESINNNSSSPTPSDYAEIVVVRHGETAWNAISKVQGQLDVELNETGRQQAAEVGDRLSREPKPSVIYTSDLQRASETAQIIASKCGRVEVVKDADLRERHLGDLQGLVYHEMAKANPKAYKAFMSKNEEMEIPGGGESIVQLFVRSTSALDRIAMKHIGERVIIVTHGGFIRQLYNRACPNGGPCGKVLNTSVSVFHLDADDKWIIKMWGDVSHLSQSGFLQSGFGGDKNSG encoded by the exons ATGGATGACTTTTCCAGCGACGACGAATCCATCAATAATAATTCCAG ctCTCCTACTCCTTCAGATTACGCTGAGATTGTTGTTGTGCGTCATGGTGAAACTGCTTGGAATGCCATCAGTAAAGTCCAG GGGCAACTGgatgttgaattgaatgaaacTGGAAGACAGCAAGCAGCTGAA GTGGGTGATAGACTCTCAAGGGAACCTAAGCCTTCTGTGATATATACTTCAGACCTTCAACGAGCTTCTGAAACAGCACAGATAATTGCATCCAAATGTGGACGGGTGGAG GTTGTCAAGGATGCTGACCTACGGGAAAGACACCTGGGGGATCTCCAAGGCCTTGTTTATCATGAAATGGCAAAAGCTAATCCCAAGGCTTACAAAGCATTTATGTCTAAGAACGAAGAAATGGAAATACCA GGTGGTGGTGAAAGTATTGTTCAACTTTTTGTTCGCTCCACATCTGCGTTGGACCGAATTGCCATGAAGCATATAG GGGAGCGAGTAATCATTGTGACTCATGGAGGATTCATTAGACAACTCTACAACCGGGCCTGCCCAAATGGAGGGCCTTGTGGGAAGGTACTCAACACATCAGTTAGTGTTTTTCACTTGGATGCTGATGATAAATGGATCATAAAAATGTGGGGTGATGTTAGCCATTTGAGCCAGTCTGGATTTCTACAGTCTGGATTTGGGGGTGATAAAAATTCTGGTTAG
- the LOC11408294 gene encoding CDPK-related kinase 5 — protein MGLCTSKPLSSPNSETTIHIQSQPEQPSSTNVVEIQNPKKSPFLPFYTPSPAHNLFSGKTPATPRTPRRFFRPPSPAKHIRSLLARRHGSVKPNGAASISEGSEGESVAPLDKNFGFSKHFGSKYQLGEEVGRGHFGYTCSAIVKVNYKGEIKGHRVAVKVIQKVKMTTAIAIEDVRREVKILRALNGHKNLIKFYEAYEDHDNVYIVMELCEGGELLDRILSRGGKYSEEDAKVVMTQILNVVAFCHLQGVVHRDLKPENFLFSTKDENSELKAIDFGLSDFVKPDERLNDIVGSAYYVAPEVLHRAYSTEADVWSIGVIAYILLCGSRPFWARTESGIFRSVLKADPSFDEPPWPSLSDEAQDFVKRLLNKDPRKRMTAAQALGHPWIKSYKIVKVPLDILVFKLMKAYMRSSSLRKAALRALSKTVAADELNYLKEQFALLEPNKNGTINLENIKAVLMKNATDAMKESRIPDLVASLNALQYRRMDFDEFCTAALSVHQLEALDRWEQHARCAYEIFEKDGNRAIMIEELASELGLGPSVPVHAVLHDWIRHTDGKLSFLGFVKLLHGPSRSLVKPQ, from the exons ATGGGTCTCTGCACTTCAAAACCACTCTCTTCACCCAATTCTGAAACCACTATTCACATTCAATCACAACCAGAACAACCCTCTTCCACCAATGTAGTAgaaattcaaaaccctaaaaaatcacCTTTTCTCCCCTTTTACACACCAAGTCCAGCTCACAATTTATTCTCCGGCAAAACTCCGGCGACACCAAGAACTCCGAGGAGATTCTTCCGACCACCATCGCCGGCGAAGCACATTAGGTCACTTCTAGCTCGCCGTCACGGCTCCGTAAAGCCGAACGGTGCAGCTAGTATTTCAGAAGGAAGTGAAGGTGAAAGTGTTGCTCCACTTGATAAGAATTTTGGGTTTTCGAAGCATTTTGGTAGTAAGTATCAGCTTGGTGAAGAAGTTGGTAGAGGACATTTTGGTTATACTTGTTCTGCTATTGTTAAGGTTAATTATAAGGGTGAGATTAAGGGTCATCGTGTTGCTGTTAAGGTTATTCAGAAAGTTAAG ATGACTACTGCTATTGCTATTGAGGATGTTAGAAGGGAAGTGAAGATCTTGAGAGCTTTGAATGGACACAagaatttgattaaattttatgaGGCTTATGAAGATCATGATAATGTCTATATAGTCATGGA GTTGTGTGAAGGAGGGGAGCTTTTGGACAGAATACTATCGAG AGGTGGGAAATACTCGGAGGAAGATGCAAAAGTTGTCATGACACAAATACTGAATGTTGTTGCATTTTGCCATTTACAAGGTGTTGTTCATCGAGATCTTAAACCTGAG AACTTCTTGTTTTCAACCAAAGATGAGAACTCAGAGCTGAAGGCCATTGACTTTGGTTTGTCGGATTTTGTTAAACCGG ATGAACGGCTTAATGATATCGTTGGTAGTGCATACTATGTGGCTCCCGAGGTTTTGCATAGAGCTTACAGCACAGAGGCTGACGTATGGAGTATTGGTGTGATcgcatatattttattatgtggaagtCGTCCATTTTGGGCACGAACTGAATCTGGGATCTTTCGTTCCGTATTGAAAGCAGATCCAAGTTTTGATGAACCTCCTTGGCCTTCTTTGTCAGATGAGGCACAAGATTTTGTTAAGCGATTACTAAATAAAGATCCAAGGAAGAGAATGACAGCAGCACAGGCATTGG GTCATCCATGGATTAAAAGTTACAAGATTGTAAAAGTACCGTTGGATATTCTAGTGTTCAAGCTCATGAAGGCATACATGCGTTCCTCCTCTCTAAGAAAAGCAGCTTTAAGg GCTCTGTCTAAGACAGTAGCTGCTGATGAGCTGAATTATTTGAAGGAGCAATTCGCACTTCTAGAACCAAACAAAAATGGCACCATTAACTTGGAAAATATAAAAGCG GTCTTGATGAAGAATGCAACGGATGCTATGAAGGAGTCACGAATTCCTGATCTTGTGGCATCA CTTAATGCCTTGCAATATAGAAGGATGGATTTTGATGAGTTCTGTACAGCTGCACTTAGTGTTCATCAACTCGAAGCACTTGACAGGTGGGAGCAACATGCACGCTGTGCctatgaaatttttgaaaagGATGGAAACAGAGCTATAATGATTGAGGAACTAGCTTCG